Genomic window (Nicotiana sylvestris chromosome 7, ASM39365v2, whole genome shotgun sequence):
TAACTTAAAATAAACCAATCCACTTGCATTAACTGCTGGAGCAAACATGTCAAAATACACTTCAGGAGGTAGTAATAAATCTTTTGCTTCCCTCCAAACCCAAGCTTCTGAATCAAAAATTTCACAAAGATAGTAATTCAACCCTAATTTTCTATAATGATGATAAAGAGTCCGAGGCGACGACAACCTTATGATCTTGAACTGCAAAGGATTTGATCTCAGTACAATCAGGGCGACTTTGATAGTAGAATATCGTATCCTAGGATTAGGGAGTTTAATCCATTGTTTAGTACTAGGTTTACATATGTGGTATCTATACTCCTTTCTTGTGCTTCTTACACAACACAAAATCCCTTGTTTTGACGATGCTTCAATCTTCATATCAATGTCGTTCTTGAAAATATTTTCAGGCTTTATATTTTCAACAGGAAGATATAATGGAGTTTCACCTGAACATCCACTTAATGATATGAACTCAGTAACGTACTTGGTTTTTGATAAAGATTGAACAAAAAAACCTGAAATAGTTTTGCTTTTCTCACAAAACTGTGGCATGAAATTTGATTCAAAAACCATATTATGCCATTCTTTGCTTACTGCTTTGCATGTGTCTAATGTTTTTAAGGAATTAGTTCGAGTTAATATCTCGAAAATTATATCGGAAGGAaacggagaagaagaagaagaaaaagaagagaaagccaTTGAATTGATAGCTGAGAGGGAAGAAAAAGTCTGTAAACTCGACGGTGTATTTTAGGTATAAAAAAAGAATATTTATAGGAGAGAGGTGACTGAAACTTTACGGTAAAGAAACAGGTAAACTTTTCCAATACTAACtgggaaactattttttttaattaacttGTTTTGCTAATGCTTTTCCCTAACGATTAGGAGAATAGTAAAATTTCAACTTTGTTAATTTGTTTAGGGGTAATAAATTTTGCAACTAAAGCTAAACACAATTACGGAAAGTTTTTAAACACCTAATATTACTACTAAATTTTGTGCCTAAAATTATACCTTTTGTATACAGATTATAATTAGTTACTATTATTTCTCCAGTCCTATCATTCTTTTTTTTGTATGAAACGGACAGCTAAGAGGAGTAGTAAAATTTCATGTTTCGTAAATTGATTAGGGTAATTATTTTGTAACGAAACTAATAAGGAACTTGAGATACTATAAAATATTGAAAGTTTTGAAACCTGTTATTATTTTACTACTAAAGTTTGTGTCTAAGCTTATAGATTTTTTATATTGACTATCATTGGGTACTATTATTTTCCCAATTTTATTATTCGTTTTGTATGAAAAAGACTTAAGGTGGTAAGTGGGCAAGAGTATAAGAATTATTACTGCCACTACTCCATTATTTAATTTCGTCGTAGTTGTTGTTGCTTATAATCAGTCACAAATATCAaaggttctttttttttttttaaaaaaaataagacttCGTATCCAATCaaataatttcatataaattACGAAGAATCACTAATTTAACTCTACTTAAAACGTGGCTGCAATTCTATATGAATATTGTCGCAATTCAGGATCTGAACCTTATGAGTTTGAATTTGAGGTTTTACTACAACTTATTTGGCTTAATGGGTTCAaaactattatttttttaattagttaaattttttatatatataacgtCCGTATCAAACCTATTAATTTCGAATGAACCCATACCTATAACTCTACATCCGCCCCTTGATGCAGGTGTAAATATAACCATAGTTAGAGAGAAGTTCAGAAATCAAATTGTGGAAATGTTTGTCCATTTTCCTTTGTTCTACATTgtgtttcatctttttttttcccCCTCTTTATCCAGGAATCATTTTCGTCTTTTCCCAATTATACCCATATATCCAATCTTTGCAATATATTTCTTCTATATATACTCCTCTGATTCCACGTAGTATTCCAAATTATAATACGTAACTTTCGCTCTAATAATATAAAATTATCAAGATGGATAAAATAGAAATATATTGATATATCCACAACCAAATACAGAAATAACAGATTGATATTGATTCTGATAACAAAGGAATTACACTGAAAAGTAACCATAACTAAAGATCGTAACAGAAAAAAAGGGGGTGGGAAGACAAAGCCACAGAGAGAAATAGTCGAGGGAGAGAGACCAGAGAGAGGAAGTTTCTATAAAATTCAGCCTAACTCTAGAATGCAATGAACGCATTATTATCTCCTGATTTCCTTGGTCTCTGTCATGCACAGCGCACATGCTCTATTTTCAGCCAAGTCCCATAAATGTGGAATCACCACTATTTTGATTCATAACAATACCCCCGTACTCAATAAGAACCTTGCCCTCAAGGTTCGAGTCGGGAATTCCTTCTATCCACATTACAATCAGATCATATAAACTAGGGAAAATGTCCAAAATTGTCCCTCTACTATCGTTTATTGTTTACTTCTGTCACTCGTTATACTTTTCATCCAATCTAGCCCCTACCGTTAATCAAGTTTTAAAAATTACCCCTAACCCTAACATTTTGACACCGTGACAGCTGAACCCCTCAATTTCATCCATGTCAGCTGTTATGTCATCGACCCCCCAAACTGAAACCCCACGGACCCATTAATGAATCACACCTGAACAGATTGAAACGAGTATAAATGATTCATAGTCGACCCCAAATAATTAGGGACCCAGAcatagttgattgattgattCGTATAAAACTGAGCTCAACATCAAAGTTATTACTCTAAACTCATTGAGAGCATGACTTAGAGATAAAAGATTCGATTGCTTTAAGAATAAGCAGTAGAAATTCATGTTGAACAGTGAAAATGAGATACAAGTAGAAATTCATATTGGTCAGCTGCCACGGTGTCAAAATGCTAGGGTCAGGGGTAATTTTTAAAACTTGATTAATGGTAAGGGCTAGATTGGACGAAAAGTATAACGGGCGGTAGAAGTAAACAATATACTATATTAGAGGGGCAATTTTGGATCTTTTCCCTATAAACTAAGCCTTTCCTCTACTGCATGTGTAAAATCTATGTTAGTATAACTGGCAGCAACAATGAACGTCCATAAAGCTAGATTTGTGTATGAACTTTGACTTCCTTGATTACCATCTGAAGCAATCACAAGAATTCCAAGTCTGAGGCTTGAAGTGACCCTATAGAAATGGCATCATTGAAATAATCTGCTTGGGAAGCATCAGGACCTAACATAATAAAACAATCTCATCTCTAAGTGCATCATTGAATGCAGCCAACAAGTCTACATTATAGCAACCAGAACTCCAACAAGTTTTGTACATCGCTATTCTGGCTAGTGGCAATATATAATCAGACACTTTCCTGCTTAAGGTTTTCAAAAGTGAATGTACCTCCAATGCCCAAGCCTTCATCTCAGAATTTTTCACCTTTAGTAAGAGACCTTCAAGCCCAGCCACATAATCCACACCCTCAATATTAAATGCTATCACAATGACAAATGTTGCTATTTGTTGCACAGTCTGTGGATAAGAGCATGGAAAAATCAGATACGGACACGTAAGTTCCATGTCGCTCACAGTCTCAAAGCACGACATTGCAACCAAACCTCTACTCCTTTTAGCAATTTCGTCAAATGATGTATGCGGCTCCGATTTAGAGCTTAAAGGAACATCAGGAAGAGTTGTACAACCAAAATCAACCATAAAAGCATGGTTAGTGTCGAACCACTTcaaaaattttatgcccaagccATGGTTCTTGACAGTAAGACTTACTATCTCTCCACTCCAATTCCCTAAAAACACCTTGTTAGAAACAAAAATAATCACAGTTTCCACCATTTCGTTGAACAAATTGAGCTCACAACATGTTAAACTAAGTACTATACACCCAATAACTTGTGTAGTGTTAGTCACAATAGCTTCTGTTTCTTTCTTGGTCATTTGAAGAGGCAGTGTTCGGGCAAAAAGATCGGCACATGATCcataaaaatagagtcaaataCCAGGAGCATCATCCAAACAAAAACACAGTGGCAAATATCCTAAATTTGTTTGTGGAACCAAATTGTTTATACCACTACCAATACCTTCAGCAAGTCTAGAAAGCATTGTCGAAAGCAACTCCCAACAAACCATATTGGCGAACACTGTATATATTTTGAATCGAAATTTCAAAGGTGCAGTGCAAGAATTCCACACAGTGAATGTCACGAACTTATCACGCTCAAAGTTGCTCGAGGCACCACATAATACACAATCATTTGTAACTCTAAGGAACGTGGTAAGCAAACTAGAGCCAGGATCAAATGGAAAGTCTAATCCGAATTGATCAGGTGGATATCAATGCAATGGTAAGACAAGATCAGTATGACCAAGGTCACCTAAGTGACTAAAATACCTCTGTTTAGAAGTTGGTCGTAAGTGCAAGCAGAAAGCATACAAGACATCACCTCCAAGTTTTGGGCTAGCCCAAGTCCATATCGACCAACAATCATGATGAGGTTACTAGAAATAGAGAATGCAGAACCAATATATAGTGGAGCCTTCTCTATGATTGCAATAACAACTTTTTCTTATCTATACGCTTGTTCCACAAACAGGCCGGCGTCCCATTTTGGTAGGAGTTTTGGGGCGCCTGATATCTTACCTACCCTTTCTTGATGCTCTCTCATTTGGTTGCGGAGTGTTTTATTCTCGTTCTCTATCTCCTCCATTTTTCTAAGGATGACAGCGAGGGCGTCGTTACCTGCATCATTAACAGAGTGAGTGATACCTGTCGAGGGAGGCTGGATATGTTGCTCATTGGTTGTTGTAACGACGTCGACTCGCACACCCTCTCTGCTCACCCTCTGAGGGGGTTTGTCAATTCAGTGTATTCGTTAGCCATATTTCTAGTAGCTTTTTACCGCTGGTGGTGCTTCTTCCGTAGTGGACGTAGAGGCTCCCTTTCCACAAGAAGCGGTAATGCTGCCATGAGGGGGTGAATCACTTCGCCTAGGTGAGATGCTTGGTGTCACGTTCTCCTCGTCCTCTTCGTGAGTTTCATTGATGGTGTTTAGgagattagtagtaagatctgcCACTGCTTTTAGTCTTTGTTCTCCATTTCCTGCCATGTTAGATTATGCAAGTAGGGGAAAAAAAGTCTTGTATTTTGCTATTGGTGTGTTTTTGTCGATCTAGAAAGACAATGATTTTGACTAGGAAGTCCCCACAAATGGCGCCAATTTGTTTGACTAAAAAGTATAACACTCTTTGTTAAactaataaaaaaataactagATGAGAGATGAATCCTAGTCAAGCATAATAATTCTTAGATCTAGCTAAGTGCTTAAATGATACCATCTACTTAATGCCCATAATTGGTTATTAAGTTATTAAATGCACACTTTGGAGAATAAACGAAGAATGAATGATGAGCAATAAATATGAAAGTGGCAATAAATATAAATAAGAACAATTCACCCAAATATCGAATGATGTGGAAGATTCTTCCTCCTGACAACAGAATATGGCAATAAGTGAGAAAATGAACAATGCTTTCTTGGATCTTGTGAGTGGAAAGGAAGAATAATTGATAAAATCAATTACTGTGGAAAGGTAAACTTTTGTATTTTCTCTCAAGAGTCAACTTCTTACAATGGTTTCTCTCAAGATGAATCCCACTTGTCCCTTTTCCTCTCtccctttctatttatatgggatGTTTtctaaaaaccctaaaaaagtacAACAAAGAGAATATTCATGTCGTTGATTCCAAGACTACACTAGCCGTTATTCCTACTCTTCGCTACTCGACCTCGGCTTTAATGGCTTGCTCAACGACTGCTCGTTGTTGGGCTTCGGTCGACTTCGGTTTGGCCGCCCAAATCGAAACACGGTCTTCTCACTTAACAACCTTCCCACGCCCGATTTCCTAAACCGGATTTTGACCTATAcacgcgcatagcgggagcttagtacaCCAGGCTGTCTTGAGGTGATCTCGAGTTAGTTAACACAGGTCATCACAATTCACAGTACATCACCAAAATTAGACTGTGAACAATAGAATACAGCGAGAGATAAATTCAAATTGCCGAAAAGATATCAAATTCGACAGATAATTAAGTGAAATACGAACCTGCGGGAGTTTTTCTCTTGCCGAAAAGGAAACTCATGGCTGATCGATCAGTCCACAACAGCTCTTGAATATAAGTATGATTTAAAAGTTATTCCTCTTCCTTCGCGGCAAAGTGGTTATGGAAGACAAATTGACACCATATAATAATGCTTCACTATAATTGGCATTTTATTGGCCATAAATTTAGGTTGGCACTAGTAGCCCAAAGTATTGGCGTAAAATAGCCAAATCCCAAAAGACATGATTATATAACCCCTCAAAAATAGGGGGGTTTTAAGATTCTGTCCCCCCAATCACACTTGCATGATGTATCCCTTTAGAAGCGTAACTACTCAGTcgattaaaataaaatcaaatgcagaaattatatttccttcaaaaatcAAAATGGGTGCGAAGATTTTTCAGCCATAACGGAAATTGAATATCAAATTTCTGTATTCTAATGCAATAATTAGTTCTTtctttggcaacaattttctttatttttgaagTTCTAAGAAATCGGTTGAAGAAGGGTTTCAATCTCTGTATATAGAATACAGATTCAATGGCTACTTTGCCGATTTTGATACAGTACGGGGGACACTGGGATAGCAACAATCGATTTGTGGATTACTCAGTTGAAAGCGTGGTGATTAGTACTGAAACTAAATTTATTGATTTTGTTTTTACAATTTCAAAACAATTGATGGTTGACGCCACAATTAATTTGCTTGAAATCCAGTATAAATGCGATAAGGATTCACCACCAATGATGATCGACTAATTCAGATACTAATGCGGGACTAATTTGCAAAAAACCTTCCTCTGATATTGAGTCTTCGAGAGCCAGACTGGAAATGATAATCCCTACGGAAAGATACACAATGATATGGGATTGCATGTATATATCGAGTTGAAGAAGAAAAATTATGTGTTTAATGAATATCCACTGTGTTTAACAGTGAAAAAGAAAGATATGCATGCGTTTAATCGAAACGAGGAAAATTCATCTGTATGCCTACAAATTGCCAATACATATGATATACATAACGGTGATACACTACAATTGATTGCGTTTGATAACGTAGATGATCCTAAAGTTGTAGATTTTGATGAAACTTTAATAATAGATGATCCTCTAAATAATAATGTTTCGGAAGGCCAACTTTACAAGGTTAAGGAGACACTGATGATGGTGTTGAAAAACTATGCTATTCAGAAAAAATTTCATTTAAGGTTAATCGATCAAGTCCATCAAGGTATAAATGTATATCTAACTTTAATAATTGTAGACAATCGTCAGTTTTTATTTTTACGACGCACGATAatttatcttaatttatttactaTTGCGTAAATTTGGATGTTATTAGATACTGTCTGGTATGTGTCAATGACCGTTGCACGTGGTTTTTCAAGTCTTCATcgctaaacaagtcaaaaatatTTAAGGTTAGAAAATTCAGTAAGGATCACACATGTTCGGCGAGGGATAGATTGTTTACACAACGTGTAGCTACTGCTCCTGTTATTGGAAGAATTATTTGTGATAAATATGTTGATCCTAAAACAATATACACTGCAAAGGACATAATGAAAGACATGAAAAAATATTATGGTATTGACTTAAGCTACTGGAGGGCAAATAGATCAACGCAAAATGCCCTTCAGTTTTTAAGAGGAGACCCAAGTGAATCGTATGCAAAGCTGCCAAACTACTTATATATGTTGATGCATTCCAATTCCGGGTCAGTTGTGAGTTTGAGAAAATCAGACGAAGGACACTTCATGTATGCCTTTGTTGCCTTATATGCATCAATAAAGGGATGAAAATTTTGCAAACATATTGTTGTGGTTGATGGAAGCTTCCTTAAAGCAACGTACAGAGGAATGCTACTCACAACTTGCTCGCAAGATGCTGGAGGTTTGTTCTAGAAATACTCTACTATATTTCATTAACATATTCATGTATATCCACGTATCTAATTGTATATCAGAGtatacatatatgtataaaagTTCTGTGTATAGCCATTTATACTTATATAGTTATTTTAAATTTGTGCATATCAATTAACCATCCATAGGTATTTAAtctccccccacccccaccccatcTAGCGCATGTTATTATAAAATATTCCATATTGATGTGTGCATATACTATACACTTAATAAATAGAATATATTTATAATAAGCACTATGTTGAAGGAATATAATTAATATATTGTAAACAAGCAAGATTTTTTCACTTGCATATGCAATTGCCGATAAGGAGAATGATGCCTCATGGAGGTGGTTCTTCGAAAGGTTCAAAGAAGCGTTCGGTGATAGAGATGACATGTGCATTGTATCGGACAGAAATGAGAGCATAGCGAAGGCAGCTTCAATAGTGTATCCTCAAGTTTCTCATTGTATTTGTATATGGCACCTACGGAATAACATAAAAGACAGATATAAGAGGAGCCAAGAAAGAGCTAAGAGAGATATTTTTTGCTACTGCAAGAGCATATACCATTCAAGAGTTTAATCACCATATGACAGAGATGGAACAAATAGATGGAAGAGTGAAAGATTACTTATTTGAAATTGGGTATCACAGGTGGTATAGAGCGCATGCAAAAGTCAACAGGACAATGACAATGACTTCCAACATTGCAAAATCATTAAATTCAGCAACTAAAGAAGCGAGGGAACTTCCGATACAGCAATTATTGGAAGAAATTCGAATGTTGATCAACAGGTGGAACTACAAAAATCGAAACACTGCACCGACATTTACAAAGCTTACCTTTAAATACAATGCTATACTTGATGAAAATCTTGATGCACCACAGCATATGATGGTAAGTTTATATTATATAACATATTCCTTATTTCAACTTCATGTTTATCTACAGAAACACTCAATAGGGTTACCCTTTTGGATTTTTTACATAAAGTTTAGACTAATCTTGCTTTTCTACCAAATATAGGTAAGACCATCAACTGAAAACTTGCATTTAGTTATTGACAATGGGAGGTTGTTCATCGTTTGCCTTAGGGAAAGGACATGTAGTTGTAGAAGGTTCCAGCTAAATCAAATCCCTTGTCCGCATGCGTGAGCGGTTTTGAGGTCAAAAAACTTAGAGGGTGAAGATTATTGCTCTATGTACTACAGCAATGAATACATATTGAAAGCATACGACATTCCAATTTATCCTCTTCTAGATAAAAGTACATGGACAATTCCAGTAGAGGTATTAGAACAAGTTGTGTTGCCACCAGTCTGGAATAAGATGCCTGGAAGACCGAGGAAGGTGAGATA
Coding sequences:
- the LOC104247140 gene encoding F-box protein At5g49610-like; its protein translation is MAFSSFSSSSSPFPSDIIFEILTRTNSLKTLDTCKAVSKEWHNMVFESNFMPQFCEKSKTISGFFVQSLSKTKYVTEFISLSGCSGETPLYLPVENIKPENIFKNDIDMKIEASSKQGILCCVRSTRKEYRYHICKPSTKQWIKLPNPRIRYSTIKVALIVLRSNPLQFKIIRLSSPRTLYHHYRKLGLNYYLCEIFDSEAWVWREAKDLLLPPEVYFDMFAPAVNASGLVYFKLRKDDQVMALNYNGEEAFSRFSLPKPALEYKDYGYNQLVEYKGKLGFTCLSPKGMELWVFENGNQSWELKKEVDIEILKKVTNYPSSIGFYNADIALMKDYYEVIFYKLQDKSFNVVKLDKCHKVDEIFPFRSDLEPLDLRMQDATNTVSATKYFYPFSISLLLIVFVFLFGTLFSYT